The following are from one region of the Salicibibacter kimchii genome:
- the cysI gene encoding assimilatory sulfite reductase (NADPH) hemoprotein subunit has product MVEKKTGLHGPPSDVERIKRDSNYLRGTLAESLEAPISAGMNDDDKRLLKFHGSYLQDDRDLRNERRRQKLEPAYQFMVRVRAPGGIATPEQWLVMDDVANKYANGSLKLTTRQAFQLHGIMKWNMKKNIKEINDSLLDTLAACGDVNRNVMCNPNPYQSEVHSEVYEWSKRLSNDLSPQTNAYHEIWLDKEKVVDSKETEEPLYGDVYLPRKFKIGIAVPPSNDVDIFSQDLGFIAIVDNGELQGFNVAVGGGMGMTHGNTETYPQLSRVIGFCTPEQLFDVAWHVIAIQRDYGNRSVRTNARFKYTVDAKGLDWIKQELNDRLGWDLEEEHAYHFEHNGDRYGWVKGIKGRWNLTLFIQNGRIRDYEDYPLMTGLREIAKIHTGDFRLTPNQNLVISNVTGQKKKQIAELVEKYGLEDGEQQSALRRNSMACVGFPTCELAMAESERYFPELLGKIETLMDESGLRDEDIIIRMSGCDNGCSRPALGEIGFIGKAPGKYNLYLGAGFAGERLNKLYRENIGEDKILEELRPIISQYAKERKEGEHFGDYVVRAEYVKEVHSGLDFHD; this is encoded by the coding sequence GTGGTTGAGAAAAAAACAGGATTGCACGGCCCGCCCAGTGACGTCGAACGAATTAAACGAGATAGCAATTATTTGCGGGGGACCCTGGCCGAGAGCCTCGAAGCTCCCATCAGCGCAGGGATGAACGACGATGATAAACGTTTATTGAAGTTCCACGGAAGCTATTTGCAAGATGATCGTGATCTCCGCAATGAACGACGCCGCCAAAAACTGGAACCGGCCTATCAATTCATGGTGCGTGTGCGTGCTCCCGGCGGTATCGCCACTCCCGAACAATGGCTCGTCATGGATGACGTCGCGAACAAATACGCCAACGGGTCCTTGAAACTGACGACGCGGCAAGCGTTCCAACTGCATGGGATTATGAAGTGGAATATGAAAAAAAATATAAAAGAAATTAATGACTCCTTATTGGACACCTTAGCCGCATGCGGGGACGTCAATCGGAATGTCATGTGCAATCCCAACCCCTATCAGTCTGAGGTTCATTCTGAAGTTTATGAGTGGTCGAAGCGGTTGAGTAATGACCTTTCTCCACAAACGAATGCTTATCACGAAATCTGGCTTGATAAAGAAAAAGTCGTCGACAGTAAAGAAACAGAGGAGCCATTATACGGGGACGTCTATTTGCCGCGAAAATTTAAAATCGGCATCGCGGTTCCGCCCTCCAACGATGTGGATATTTTTTCACAAGATCTTGGTTTCATCGCGATCGTGGACAACGGGGAACTGCAAGGGTTTAACGTTGCGGTTGGCGGTGGCATGGGCATGACTCATGGGAATACGGAAACGTATCCGCAATTGTCCCGTGTGATTGGTTTTTGCACGCCGGAACAGCTATTTGATGTCGCCTGGCATGTGATCGCCATTCAGCGGGATTATGGCAACCGTTCGGTTCGGACGAATGCGCGTTTTAAATACACGGTCGATGCTAAAGGACTCGATTGGATCAAGCAAGAGTTAAACGATCGATTAGGCTGGGATCTCGAAGAAGAACACGCCTATCATTTTGAACATAACGGCGACCGCTATGGTTGGGTAAAAGGAATAAAAGGCCGGTGGAATTTGACATTATTTATTCAAAACGGCCGTATTCGGGACTACGAAGATTATCCGTTGATGACCGGATTACGCGAAATCGCAAAGATCCATACCGGTGATTTTCGACTTACCCCAAATCAAAATCTTGTCATCAGCAATGTGACCGGCCAGAAGAAAAAGCAAATTGCTGAATTGGTAGAGAAGTACGGTTTGGAAGATGGGGAACAGCAATCTGCCCTGCGTCGAAACTCCATGGCCTGTGTAGGCTTTCCGACATGCGAGTTGGCCATGGCCGAATCGGAGCGCTACTTCCCGGAGTTGTTGGGAAAAATCGAAACCCTCATGGATGAGTCAGGACTCCGAGATGAGGATATCATCATTCGCATGTCCGGCTGCGATAATGGGTGCTCCCGCCCCGCACTAGGAGAAATCGGCTTTATTGGAAAAGCACCCGGAAAGTACAACCTCTATTTAGGCGCAGGCTTTGCCGGTGAGCGCCTGAATAAACTTTATCGGGAAAACATCGGCGAAGATAAAATTTTGGAAGAATTACGCCCGATCATTTCCCAATATGCGAAAGAACGTAAGGAAGGGGAACATTTCGGCGACTATGTCGTGCGTGCTGAATACGTCAAAGAAGTGCACTCGGGTCTCGACTTTCATGATTAA
- a CDS encoding assimilatory sulfite reductase (NADPH) flavoprotein subunit, producing the protein MALQVTDSPFNEEQTDLLNRLIPTLSATQKIWLSGYLASPAPQTATAYAETAAVAMEHSPETATLTQADHQAKTQEVTILYGSETGNCQEVAEDLSGKLEGQPCNVTLASMLDFKPKNLKKADHIFVVVATHGEGDPPEPGLSFYETMNSRKAPKLDGVHFSVLSLGDLSYEYFCQAGKDIDQRLEELGGERLYPRVDCDVDFDEDAEGWIGGVLAELNKHAEEPATSGGSAMDAPLSQPAPAQTAYSRKNPFRAEVMENLNISGRGSNKENRHLELSLEDSNLEFEPGDSLGIFPENDPTLVDRLIEAMNWNPETTVTMNKKGETATLREALTSHFEITVLTKPLMQQAAELSSHEELKNLLADGNEDQLREYISGRDLLDLAQDFGPWETSAEAFIAILRKIPARLYSIANSYQANPDEVHLTIGTVRYETYGRARTGVCSGQCAERVEAGEQLPVYVHHNPNFKLPEDPQTPIIMIGPGTGVAPFRSFLEEREEIEAEGKTWLFFGEQHFTSDFLYQVDWQRWLKDGVLTRMDVAFSRDGEEKIYVQHRMHENAREFYQWLQEGAVLYVCGDEKHMASDVHDALATIIQQEGGLSEEEAAVYIEDMKMQKRYQRDVY; encoded by the coding sequence TTGGCCCTTCAGGTAACGGATAGTCCGTTTAACGAGGAGCAGACGGATCTTCTTAATCGGTTGATCCCAACATTGAGCGCAACGCAAAAAATTTGGCTTAGCGGATATCTGGCTTCTCCTGCTCCGCAAACAGCAACGGCTTACGCAGAAACAGCCGCGGTTGCCATGGAACATTCGCCGGAAACGGCGACCTTGACACAAGCGGATCATCAAGCCAAAACGCAAGAAGTAACCATTCTTTATGGTTCGGAAACCGGTAATTGCCAGGAAGTGGCTGAAGATCTTTCCGGTAAATTAGAGGGGCAACCGTGCAATGTTACCCTAGCTTCCATGCTTGATTTTAAACCGAAAAATCTAAAAAAGGCTGATCACATTTTTGTCGTTGTCGCTACTCATGGGGAAGGAGACCCCCCTGAGCCCGGTCTTTCATTTTATGAAACGATGAATAGCAGAAAAGCGCCTAAATTAGACGGTGTACATTTTTCCGTCCTTTCATTAGGCGATCTTTCTTATGAGTATTTTTGCCAAGCGGGCAAGGATATTGATCAACGTCTGGAAGAATTGGGCGGTGAGCGTCTGTACCCGCGTGTCGATTGTGATGTTGATTTTGATGAAGACGCGGAAGGTTGGATCGGTGGCGTGCTTGCTGAACTGAACAAACACGCGGAGGAGCCGGCAACGAGTGGCGGATCAGCGATGGATGCGCCCCTTTCACAACCTGCCCCTGCGCAGACGGCCTACTCAAGAAAAAATCCGTTCCGCGCGGAAGTGATGGAGAATCTCAATATTAGCGGTCGGGGCTCGAATAAGGAAAACCGCCATCTGGAGTTGTCGCTTGAAGACTCGAATCTGGAGTTTGAACCGGGGGATAGTTTAGGGATCTTCCCCGAAAACGATCCTACGTTGGTGGATCGGTTGATCGAGGCGATGAACTGGAATCCCGAAACCACTGTGACGATGAACAAAAAAGGGGAGACAGCTACTTTGCGTGAGGCATTGACTTCCCATTTTGAGATCACGGTATTGACGAAGCCGTTAATGCAGCAAGCCGCGGAATTATCGTCACATGAGGAATTGAAAAACCTTTTGGCAGATGGAAACGAGGATCAACTAAGGGAGTATATATCCGGACGGGATCTCCTGGACTTGGCGCAAGATTTCGGGCCATGGGAGACATCCGCCGAGGCATTTATCGCGATTCTTCGCAAGATTCCAGCGCGGCTGTATTCGATCGCGAACAGTTATCAGGCCAATCCCGATGAAGTGCATTTAACGATCGGGACTGTTCGTTATGAAACATATGGACGCGCGCGCACCGGAGTTTGTTCCGGACAATGCGCAGAACGGGTGGAAGCGGGAGAGCAGCTGCCTGTCTATGTTCACCACAATCCGAATTTTAAATTACCGGAAGATCCGCAAACACCGATCATTATGATCGGCCCCGGAACAGGAGTCGCTCCATTTCGCTCCTTTTTGGAAGAACGGGAGGAAATCGAAGCGGAAGGAAAAACATGGTTGTTTTTTGGCGAGCAACATTTTACCTCGGACTTTCTATACCAAGTGGATTGGCAGCGATGGCTGAAGGATGGCGTTCTAACGAGGATGGACGTGGCCTTTTCCCGCGACGGCGAAGAAAAAATATATGTTCAGCACCGTATGCATGAGAATGCCCGCGAGTTCTATCAATGGTTGCAGGAAGGGGCTGTGCTGTACGTCTGCGGGGACGAAAAACATATGGCGAGTGATGTTCATGATGCGTTGGCGACGATCATTCAACAAGAAGGCGGTTTGAGCGAAGAAGAAGCCGCTGTCTACATTGAAGATATGAAAATGCAAAAACGTTATCAACGGGACGTTTATTAA
- a CDS encoding LemA family protein, with translation MGTGLGIGIGIFIIVIIGGIALLVITWFTSYNRLVKYRNWVEEAWAQIDVQLKRRYDLIPNLVETVKGYAQHEQETLTQVIEARNQMNNPDNSRNEQMAANNQVESMMGRLFALREAYPDLKANQNFQQLQEELTSTENKIAYSRQLYNSTVMEYNTKIQSIPTNIVAGLHNFIQQEMLETPAEQRENVKVDFNTGDRS, from the coding sequence ATGGGCACGGGACTTGGAATTGGAATTGGAATTTTTATCATCGTCATCATTGGCGGAATAGCGCTACTGGTGATTACTTGGTTCACGTCATACAACCGGCTCGTCAAATATCGGAATTGGGTCGAAGAAGCCTGGGCGCAAATCGATGTGCAACTAAAGCGCCGTTATGATCTGATCCCCAATCTCGTAGAGACGGTAAAAGGGTATGCCCAACATGAACAAGAGACACTGACACAAGTCATCGAGGCACGCAATCAGATGAACAACCCGGACAACAGCCGTAATGAACAGATGGCGGCCAATAATCAGGTCGAAAGCATGATGGGTCGGCTGTTCGCTTTGCGCGAAGCTTACCCCGATCTAAAAGCAAATCAAAACTTCCAGCAGCTTCAAGAAGAACTTACATCAACGGAAAATAAAATCGCTTACTCCCGCCAACTGTATAATAGTACGGTCATGGAGTATAACACCAAGATCCAATCAATTCCGACGAATATTGTTGCGGGGTTGCATAACTTTATTCAACAAGAAATGTTAGAAACACCGGCGGAGCAGCGCGAAAATGTAAAAGTCGATTTTAACACGGGCGATCGCTCATGA
- the htpX gene encoding zinc metalloprotease HtpX — protein MMYKQIERNKRHSVFIVAGFIIFVLAVGAAITYLMNGEIFTGMILAVVLGGTYTMMMLMSSTNVVMRMNHAQEVKDGSQHRRLWDAVGNMAMVARIPRPRLFIIKDSSPNAFATGTSPEKGAVAVTTGLLDRLNHEEIEGVIAHEVAHIRNYDIRLSTIAVALVSVVAIISDLGIRMLFFSRGGNNNNKHPILLIFALVLVIISPLVAMMIRMAISRNREYLADASAVELTRNPGALARALEKISGVSQPVREASGASASIYFSDPLKRKTAQLFSSHPPPKERIKRLYNM, from the coding sequence ATCATGTACAAACAAATCGAGCGCAACAAGCGCCATAGCGTGTTTATTGTCGCGGGATTTATCATTTTCGTGCTTGCTGTCGGGGCAGCGATCACTTACTTGATGAACGGCGAGATTTTCACGGGCATGATTTTGGCAGTTGTGCTCGGCGGTACGTACACGATGATGATGCTCATGTCCAGCACGAATGTCGTTATGCGTATGAATCACGCCCAAGAAGTGAAAGACGGTAGTCAACATCGTCGTTTATGGGATGCGGTCGGCAATATGGCCATGGTCGCCCGTATTCCGCGCCCCCGGCTTTTTATCATTAAAGACAGCAGCCCAAATGCTTTTGCCACCGGGACATCACCCGAAAAAGGAGCGGTGGCCGTAACGACCGGGTTGTTGGATCGGTTGAATCACGAAGAAATTGAAGGCGTGATTGCCCACGAGGTGGCGCACATTCGCAATTATGATATCCGTTTATCAACGATCGCCGTTGCTCTCGTATCTGTTGTTGCCATCATCAGCGACCTCGGCATACGCATGTTGTTTTTTTCCCGAGGGGGCAACAATAACAACAAGCACCCGATTTTACTGATTTTTGCCCTCGTGCTTGTCATTATTTCCCCTTTGGTCGCGATGATGATCCGCATGGCCATCTCGCGAAATCGGGAGTATCTCGCCGATGCCAGCGCAGTCGAGTTGACACGCAACCCCGGGGCGTTGGCGCGAGCGTTGGAAAAAATTTCAGGGGTATCCCAGCCGGTGCGCGAAGCATCGGGCGCCTCGGCATCAATTTATTTCTCCGACCCGCTTAAACGAAAGACAGCGCAATTATTTTCATCTCATCCGCCTCCGAAGGAACGGATCAAACGTTTATACAATATGTAA
- a CDS encoding branched-chain amino acid aminotransferase, with the protein MTQKILEVVQTTILKEKPDPSTLEFGKHFSDHMFMMDYTSEEGWHQPRVVPYQSLTLEPAAMVFHYGQTVFEGLKAYRSSNGDIRLFRPEENFKRLNQSCDRLSIPKVNEEAMLEYLKEFVKLDKDWIPKEKGMSLYIRPFIISTEATLDVSPSRAYTLMIILSPVGSFYKGGIDPVSIFVENEYTRAAPGGTGNAKTAGNYSGAYKAQERASSHKKDQVLWLDGVEKKYVEEVGSMNVFFKINDEIHTPALNGSILEGITRKSVIELLESEGMSVCERSISIDEVIAANENGSLQEMFGTGTAAVISPVGRLEYKGRDYEINNGKMGETASWLHETLVGIQTGALDDPFGWSIEVNG; encoded by the coding sequence ATGACCCAGAAAATATTGGAAGTTGTTCAAACAACAATATTAAAAGAAAAACCGGACCCTTCCACCCTTGAATTCGGAAAACACTTCAGCGACCACATGTTTATGATGGACTACACAAGCGAAGAAGGTTGGCATCAACCGCGTGTCGTTCCGTATCAGTCGCTGACGCTGGAACCGGCAGCGATGGTGTTTCACTATGGCCAAACCGTGTTCGAAGGATTGAAAGCGTACCGATCGAGCAACGGCGACATCCGCCTTTTCCGACCTGAAGAAAATTTTAAGCGATTGAATCAATCGTGCGACAGGCTTAGTATCCCCAAAGTCAATGAAGAAGCGATGCTTGAATACTTAAAAGAATTCGTAAAGCTCGATAAAGATTGGATTCCGAAAGAAAAGGGCATGTCGCTATATATTCGCCCATTCATTATCTCCACGGAAGCTACTTTGGACGTGAGCCCATCGCGCGCGTATACATTGATGATCATTTTGTCCCCGGTCGGTTCTTTTTACAAGGGAGGCATCGATCCCGTCAGTATTTTCGTTGAAAATGAATACACTCGGGCAGCTCCCGGGGGAACGGGGAACGCGAAAACAGCCGGCAATTACAGCGGGGCTTACAAAGCACAGGAACGTGCCTCCTCCCACAAAAAGGATCAAGTGCTCTGGCTTGATGGCGTTGAAAAAAAATACGTTGAAGAAGTCGGAAGCATGAACGTGTTTTTCAAAATCAACGACGAAATCCACACTCCCGCGTTAAACGGCAGCATTTTGGAAGGCATCACACGCAAAAGCGTCATCGAACTGTTGGAAAGTGAAGGCATGTCTGTCTGCGAACGAAGCATTTCCATCGATGAAGTCATTGCCGCCAACGAAAACGGAAGTTTGCAGGAAATGTTCGGAACGGGCACCGCCGCTGTCATATCACCCGTTGGCCGATTGGAATACAAAGGCAGGGACTACGAGATTAATAACGGAAAAATGGGCGAGACCGCGAGCTGGCTCCATGAAACACTCGTCGGTATTCAAACGGGTGCGTTGGACGATCCGTTTGGCTGGTCGATTGAAGTGAATGGATAA
- a CDS encoding RraA family protein, producing MEEFANLPTTAVSDGLGGKNHMDVGIKPLSAHWHVYGRAFTVDAPAGENISVLEGMYNATLGDVLIVDGKGATANALAGDFVIGLAQSLGLHGVVIDGVIRDIADIRELDLPVFTRGSTTAASKKTQEGNINVPVTVGGVEVHPGDIVVGDVDGVVIVPADQASEVAEKAKERIEKDEKREADYGGSPEKAREYIENFLQNNKK from the coding sequence ATGGAGGAATTTGCGAATTTACCGACAACTGCCGTGTCTGACGGGTTAGGTGGAAAAAACCACATGGACGTCGGGATAAAACCTTTGTCTGCCCATTGGCATGTGTATGGACGGGCGTTTACGGTTGATGCGCCGGCGGGTGAAAATATTTCCGTATTGGAAGGGATGTACAATGCAACCCTGGGCGATGTATTGATTGTGGACGGGAAAGGCGCGACCGCGAACGCTCTCGCCGGCGATTTCGTTATTGGTCTGGCACAATCCCTCGGATTGCACGGCGTCGTGATCGATGGCGTGATTCGCGATATTGCCGATATTCGTGAATTGGATTTGCCTGTTTTTACGAGAGGATCGACGACGGCAGCAAGTAAAAAAACGCAAGAAGGAAACATCAATGTTCCGGTTACAGTCGGCGGCGTGGAAGTGCACCCGGGAGATATCGTCGTCGGTGATGTCGATGGGGTCGTCATCGTACCTGCGGATCAAGCGTCTGAAGTAGCAGAAAAAGCAAAGGAACGAATCGAAAAAGATGAAAAAAGAGAAGCGGATTACGGCGGGAGCCCGGAAAAGGCGAGAGAATACATTGAAAATTTTTTGCAGAACAATAAGAAATAA
- the smpB gene encoding SsrA-binding protein SmpB codes for MAKHEGKIIAQNRKARHDFFIEETFEAGMVLRGTEIKSIRAGRINIKESFARVENGEIILHQAHISPYEQGNRHNHDPVRERKLLLHKREIKKLLGKTQQQGYSIIPIKVYLKQGRAKVQIGLAKGKKKYDKRQALKEKDAKRQMDKAIGQRMKGMD; via the coding sequence ATGGCAAAACATGAAGGAAAAATAATCGCCCAAAACAGAAAAGCGCGCCATGATTTTTTTATTGAGGAAACGTTTGAAGCAGGGATGGTATTACGCGGTACCGAAATCAAATCGATACGCGCCGGAAGAATCAATATTAAGGAAAGCTTCGCGCGTGTGGAGAATGGGGAAATCATTTTACATCAGGCCCATATCAGTCCGTATGAGCAAGGCAACCGCCATAATCATGATCCAGTTCGCGAGCGCAAGTTGTTGCTTCACAAACGGGAAATCAAAAAACTTCTAGGCAAAACTCAGCAACAAGGATACTCGATTATCCCGATCAAAGTTTATCTCAAACAAGGGCGCGCAAAAGTACAAATCGGACTTGCCAAAGGGAAAAAGAAATACGACAAGCGACAAGCCTTAAAGGAAAAAGATGCCAAACGGCAAATGGACAAAGCGATCGGTCAACGCATGAAAGGCATGGATTAG
- a CDS encoding class D sortase — MIVIAGLALAGFSGYEWMQSSQSVESIDEKTESTEELQPEASEPDPEPAEEKEAESPDPSKTYDFAKGEEIAAFEIPSIDSRFEVFWGTDDATLDQGVGMYVSDEWTETPNVQKHTVLSGHRDTVFTELGDVEEDDVMHVEFDGWVYEYKIDDIWITDAEDRTVIVEKEDPVLTVTTCYPFDYIGAAPDRYIMQGELVDVYEK, encoded by the coding sequence ATGATTGTGATCGCGGGACTTGCCCTGGCCGGATTTTCCGGGTACGAATGGATGCAAAGTTCGCAATCGGTAGAATCGATTGACGAAAAAACGGAATCAACGGAGGAGTTGCAACCAGAAGCGTCTGAACCTGATCCTGAACCTGCGGAGGAAAAAGAAGCTGAATCTCCCGATCCATCGAAAACATATGATTTTGCCAAGGGAGAAGAGATTGCCGCTTTTGAAATCCCGTCCATCGACTCCCGTTTTGAGGTGTTCTGGGGAACCGATGACGCGACCCTTGATCAAGGCGTCGGGATGTATGTTTCCGATGAGTGGACAGAAACCCCCAACGTGCAAAAACATACGGTTTTAAGCGGTCACAGGGACACGGTTTTTACTGAGCTCGGAGATGTAGAAGAAGACGATGTGATGCATGTGGAATTTGACGGTTGGGTTTATGAGTATAAAATAGATGACATCTGGATAACCGACGCGGAAGATCGCACCGTGATTGTTGAAAAAGAAGATCCGGTATTGACGGTGACTACGTGCTATCCGTTCGATTATATTGGTGCCGCGCCTGACCGTTATATCATGCAGGGTGAATTGGTTGATGTATATGAGAAATAA
- a CDS encoding ATP-binding cassette domain-containing protein: MNVIECKGVTKSYKGTNALNGLSFAIEANKVVGLVGRNGAGKTTLLKILAGFFRETSGKVRVFTKRPFNRLFISANTISLENNTKSNFPFTPRFNGAII; this comes from the coding sequence ATGAATGTCATCGAGTGCAAAGGTGTGACGAAATCTTACAAGGGCACAAATGCGCTAAACGGATTATCTTTTGCGATCGAAGCGAATAAAGTCGTTGGCTTAGTCGGTCGAAATGGGGCAGGCAAAACGACGTTGCTTAAAATTCTCGCCGGTTTTTTTCGTGAAACGTCCGGAAAGGTTAGGGTCTTTACTAAACGGCCGTTCAACCGACTGTTCATATCCGCCAATACGATATCACTGGAGAACAACACAAAATCAAATTTCCCCTTTACACCTCGATTTAACGGTGCTATAATATAA
- a CDS encoding GntR family transcriptional regulator, translating into MDDKVYSQYKLAEMFNINPATAAKGLTKLAEDGILYDKRGLGKFVADDAKEKVIDKRKNQTLKRMLEEIVQEADRLNMDEEELMAMMKVVMNGEGER; encoded by the coding sequence GTGGATGACAAAGTGTATTCTCAATACAAACTTGCAGAGATGTTCAATATTAACCCTGCCACAGCAGCCAAAGGTCTAACAAAACTGGCCGAGGACGGCATTTTATATGACAAGCGCGGGCTTGGGAAGTTTGTCGCGGATGACGCCAAAGAAAAGGTTATCGACAAACGCAAAAACCAGACGTTGAAAAGGATGCTGGAAGAGATCGTTCAGGAAGCGGATCGCTTGAACATGGATGAAGAGGAATTGATGGCGATGATGAAAGTTGTAATGAATGGGGAGGGCGAACGATGA